The Hippoglossus hippoglossus isolate fHipHip1 chromosome 2, fHipHip1.pri, whole genome shotgun sequence DNA segment AAATCTCTCAGCCTATCAGCGTCTGTCACGGCACATTAGCTCCATCCGTTCACCCACGTTAGCATTAACTGACCATATGATGTCATGTTGCTCTGAGGGAAGACGGAGCCGCCAGCTCAGAATTAAAGCCTCTGCATGTTGACAACATTTCACAACACACCTGCAACAACGTCCTTATacaagtgtctctctctctctctgtcgtgTGCCGGTCTTGGGAACTGGTCCCAGCGAGGAGTCTGCAAACAAGCGTCAGGGCCGAGAGTCACTCAGTTCATGTTTTGTAAAATCAGGGCGCACATGAAAGACGCCCTGCAGGGTTTGTCCTGGTCAGGACTCAAATCAGGACATGTTCTCATGAGACGGGAGGACAGGGAGCAGCAGGAGTTTATCTACGTGTGGACGATGGAAAACGGTCAACAAGTCTTAGAATATGTGAAAAGTTGTATCTTTTGTTATggtggagaaataaaaagttcAAGAAATCTATATTGAAAATCAACAACATCTGATTCAGCAGCTGATTACTAGAAACTGATATAGTTGTGTTTCCAGGGGCAAAGAAAAAAGACCGATTGTTCAGGAGCAGCCGCAGTGGTCGACCACCATGGACGGGATCTTCCCGTAGATGATCTGCTCCTTGCGGTTGAAGTAGAGCATGTTGATGGGCGACATCTTGGTGGGCGTGCAGCAGGGCCCCGCCGTGCCCCGCGGGTTGGCCTTGTTCACCAGGTGTGCGTGCGGGTATTGCTGCAGGTGCATGAACTCGCACTCGCCCGAGCAGTAGTTGGCCCGGTAGCGTTTGGGCGCGATGATCCAGTCCCATCCGAACTCCTCGAAGTCGACGGTCAGCGGGTAGCGGCAGCAGCGCGTCTCCGCAGACTCCTCGTCGCAGTTGAGGCCCGAGTCCCGACGGGACCTCTTGGGGCTGTCGAGGATCTTCACTTCGATGAAAGGTTGCTAGAAGACATTAAAAACTAGAGTCACAGCTTTGTGGTTGAAGGCCTCGGACAACCAGTACAGTTTTTTCCCAGCTCATATGAGGTcaacgtgacctttgacctttgacccctgaaatcagttcatccaggtcaaaactggtcaaaatttgaagaaattcccacaAGGAATAAAAGTTCTTGAGCTTAAACTTTCATTCTTGGATTAAAAGTTCAAAGGAAACCTTCATATTCTTCCATGAGAACTGACCAAACttcatctgctgatgaagactTCACTGGAAGCTCCAGAACCAGCATGTTAGTCGACCTTGAGTCGTTTTTTAATTTACACTGAATTTCTTCACTTTGCAGTGAACTCACCAGTCCTTCCTCTCCAGGCTCGGCAGATTTCACAGCCAGATCTTCTCCCCTGGAGTTGTAGGCGTTGATCTCGATGCCGTAGTTGGCCTCTGGTTGTCGCAGCCACGTCTGCAGCATGGACTTGATGTCGATGCTCTGCCAAGAACCGGCTCCGGCGTCGATGTCGATCTTCAGCGAGCGCACTCGCACACGGGTGTTGTTTCCCTCCTTTCCGGGTTTGAGGTGTGAGAGCTGCAGGTAGACGGTGGTGACCATGTGGGCCGGCCGCAGGTGAACCCACAGCTGAGCCAATAGGATGTTTCTGGGCTGGATCTTCGGACTGAGGCTGAAGAGGCAACAGGAGGACAACTCGTCCTGGGAGATTGGGTTTTCTGGAGGAAATCgttcatatatattatacataaaaCACTTTAATACTCTTGCATATTAATAGTTGACATCTTGTAACTGTTCTGTTTGCCCAACACTTTAGTCCAGAGCTGGGTGAAACTTTGATATTCATGATCCCCTGAGGATGAACCCTGGTTAATCTGGTGATGCCCTTTCGTCCAGGACAACCATCAGGAAAACACTCTTCTCCAATATCCTTTAGAAATGACGGCCTGCGTGTGTGTTATAGTGTTCCCATGTATGTACCTTTAAGATACCAGAATATTCCTCTGatagattttaaatatatttaaaagatataatatttaaatataacatttaaaatcactcaCACTTTAGGTTGGTTTTCAACATGTTGTCTAGTTAAGTTTCAAATCATTACTTCAAGTTTACAACATGACTAAACTTTCTCCTTCCACAagcaaaacatttcatcaaTTTACATTAATAGTTGTTCTTCAATCTCCACAGATCTAAACATTAAAGTGTGAAAAGTGAGGTTTATTCTTCGTAGCATATAAAATAGGTCTTAATTGTCTCCATTGTTCTGGAGGGCTACTGGAAACACGCGTTACGCACATTTTACGCACGGATTTCGCTCTTTACGCACGAGGTTTTCTAAAAGATCCAGTTGCAGGACATAAAATGTAAGACATATATGTTGGTTCGGTTTAGTTACGCATGGTGGCCATAGTGATGATGGTCTCCGTGGTGGCgtggtcctcctcctccacccgcGGGTCGTACTGGTCCAGCAGCTGCGTCAGAGGCGGCGCTTTGGGCAGCAGCTGGCGGATCATGTCCCGGCTGATGTTGGGCGCCTGCTCCAGCCGCAGGATGCTGAGGATCTGGGACTTGATGCTGTGGAGCCTCATCTGCTTGTTGTGCTCCCGGTACTCGCAGGGCGAGCACTGCTCCCCGCtctccaccagcagcctggAGGTCTGGTTCGTCTCCATGGAGAACCCCGCAGAGGAGAGGGCGGTCAGACAGAACAAGAGGAGCATCCTGGGGGAAGAGAGGACGCTGCAGTGACGCTGGATGATATGAGACTGTCCCCACACACCAGCATTTTATGATTGGCTGCCAGGaggatctttttttaatcagagaGGACACTTAAAGAGGTAGTGAGATTATATCATGGATATTAAAGTTTGTAAAAGAGTTTTCCCtctgcattttaaaactcattcaaacttttatttaaaggaGAACACAAGTTattcttgctcaaggacacttcaaaaagaaaactgggcttttattgttttattgtaaagTTTTTTGAGGCACGAGATAAAGAGCTCGgatgtttctgctgcttcttctacATTTTactataaactttattttatttgcaactaacatcttgttttgtttttccaccagtTGGTGTCCCTGCACCTGAGTTGGTAAAGTCCCACCCTGTGCAGAGACTCTGAAGGCACCGTCACCCCCTGACCTGGGGTCAGTTTCTCTCACAACACAAAActcctcttttttcttaatGCACAGGAACTTTAAATGCACAATGAGCTGAATATTAACAGAAGGAGCCGGATGCCACTGATCAAAGGCCATTTTATATTCTCACTCATGACCAAAACTGATATGAATTCTCTTTCAAATGGGTGAATTTCACAGTAAAAGGcagaaatatgaaatcagatAATTGTAATACATAAGTGGCATAAGTAATATGCAAAAGGAcatgttaatttttttttaaagttctacATTTCAATCTACTACTGAATCATCCCATTGAGGATCCATGAAGCCTGTAAAAAAGTCCAAACACTTTAAATAGCTCCTTGTTGAATAATGATATTCCTCTTGTAAATCATTGACCCTCAGTGGAAGCGtcgctgtgtttctgctgctcctcccacCACTcaacagcagagggaggaaatgtgtttggctgcagctcccAACCTTAAATTAACCTGCTCAGAGtccagagaggagctgcagcacaacaCGAGGTAAAGGATTCACACTTCAGCTGTGATATTTGATCTTTGTCCTGTAGTTTAATTGGTTTTGAGTTATTCAACACTTATT contains these protein-coding regions:
- the LOC117774819 gene encoding growth/differentiation factor 8-like, with translation MLLLFCLTALSSAGFSMETNQTSRLLVESGEQCSPCEYREHNKQMRLHSIKSQILSILRLEQAPNISRDMIRQLLPKAPPLTQLLDQYDPRVEEEDHATTETIITMATMQNPISQDELSSCCLFSLSPKIQPRNILLAQLWVHLRPAHMVTTVYLQLSHLKPGKEGNNTRVRVRSLKIDIDAGAGSWQSIDIKSMLQTWLRQPEANYGIEINAYNSRGEDLAVKSAEPGEEGLQPFIEVKILDSPKRSRRDSGLNCDEESAETRCCRYPLTVDFEEFGWDWIIAPKRYRANYCSGECEFMHLQQYPHAHLVNKANPRGTAGPCCTPTKMSPINMLYFNRKEQIIYGKIPSMVVDHCGCS